The Mercurialis annua linkage group LG8, ddMerAnnu1.2, whole genome shotgun sequence genome window below encodes:
- the LOC126659515 gene encoding uncharacterized protein LOC126659515, with amino-acid sequence MATTRFSLSRLGGISSSMFSTRGGSTATRYFSDGKGRVLSEEERAAENVYIQRMEREKLEKLKQKAEKEKAEKYKESTQKKPKESHKG; translated from the exons ATGGCAACAACAAGGTTTTCGCTGAGCCGACTCGGTGGTATTAGTAGCTCAATGTTTTCAACTCGTGGTGGATCAACCGCTACTCGCTATTTCAGCGACGGCAAGGGCCGTGTTCTTAGCGAGGAGGAACGCGCTGCTGAAAACGTCTATATTCAG AGAATGGAGAGGGAGAAGCTGGAGAAGCTGAAGCAGAAGGCTGAGAAAGAGAAGGCTGAGAAATACAAAGAGAGCACCCAGAAG AAACCTAAAGAGAGCCACAAGGGTTAA